From Posidoniimonas polymericola, a single genomic window includes:
- a CDS encoding amidase, whose amino-acid sequence MSALEATREAIARIELLDPVVNAVVLPLFEQALENAVELDRHAHTNHWRGPLHGIPLLAKDLFDFKAGVGNTFGCRAMAAFVASETSAHIQRLEDAGAIIVGKTNTPEFGHKGITDNLLYGPTSTPFDLARNAGGSSGGSAAAVAAGMVPLAQGSDAGGSIRIPAAWCGVVGFKATYGRVPNTGGPNAFGTTSPFVHAGPLAATVRDAALMAQVMSGPHPGDPFSLPIDGMDLPSAVQSDPSKLKIAFSPDMGVFAVEPEVRDCVARTVWKLSQSGLNVEAVDFRLPLDQAELADLWVRQVGRLYLGMFDAMEASGVDLLRERPDDIPEQIHAMVASARSETALQASRDDRQRTLVWQSLRSVFTNYDVLLTPTVGALPEPNGNDGATLGPATVAGRPVERLIGWCLTHPFNFTGHPAASIPAGLSAGGLPVGMQVVGRRFADEHVISVCGRIEQASPWSQDLQDVQQRLVEGTRQQLTSGSGAQ is encoded by the coding sequence GTGTCTGCCCTCGAAGCAACTCGAGAGGCGATCGCTCGAATCGAGCTTCTTGACCCGGTGGTCAACGCCGTGGTGCTGCCGCTGTTCGAACAAGCGCTCGAAAACGCGGTTGAACTCGACCGCCATGCGCATACCAACCATTGGCGCGGGCCGCTTCATGGAATCCCATTGCTCGCCAAAGACTTGTTCGATTTTAAAGCGGGCGTCGGCAACACATTCGGGTGCCGGGCGATGGCGGCGTTCGTCGCCAGTGAAACCTCCGCCCACATACAGCGACTAGAAGACGCGGGCGCGATCATCGTCGGCAAGACGAACACGCCTGAGTTTGGTCACAAAGGGATTACCGATAACCTGCTGTACGGTCCGACGTCGACGCCATTTGATCTCGCCCGGAATGCGGGGGGATCGTCTGGCGGCAGCGCCGCCGCCGTCGCCGCGGGCATGGTCCCGCTTGCGCAGGGATCGGACGCAGGAGGCTCAATTCGGATCCCAGCCGCGTGGTGCGGGGTCGTCGGCTTCAAGGCGACCTACGGCCGGGTTCCCAATACCGGCGGCCCAAACGCGTTTGGGACTACCTCGCCGTTTGTCCACGCGGGTCCGCTCGCCGCCACCGTAAGAGACGCCGCACTTATGGCCCAGGTGATGTCGGGACCCCACCCCGGGGACCCGTTCAGCTTGCCGATCGATGGCATGGACCTGCCGAGCGCGGTGCAGTCCGATCCGTCCAAGCTTAAGATCGCTTTCAGCCCTGACATGGGCGTGTTTGCCGTCGAGCCGGAGGTCCGCGACTGCGTCGCACGAACTGTGTGGAAACTCTCTCAATCAGGCTTGAATGTGGAAGCCGTCGACTTCCGACTTCCGCTCGACCAAGCAGAGCTGGCCGATCTTTGGGTTCGACAGGTAGGCCGACTCTACCTTGGGATGTTTGACGCGATGGAGGCATCTGGGGTAGATCTGCTCAGGGAGCGTCCAGATGATATCCCGGAACAGATCCACGCTATGGTCGCATCCGCGCGTTCCGAAACCGCATTGCAGGCCTCTCGCGACGATAGGCAGCGGACGCTTGTCTGGCAGTCGCTTCGATCGGTCTTCACCAACTACGATGTCCTGCTTACCCCAACGGTGGGCGCGTTGCCGGAGCCGAACGGCAATGACGGGGCCACTCTCGGTCCCGCGACGGTCGCGGGAAGACCCGTGGAGCGATTGATTGGGTGGTGCCTGACCCACCCCTTCAACTTCACGGGCCATCCGGCTGCGTCGATCCCTGCTGGGCTATCAGCGGGCGGCCTCCCAGTAGGCATGCAGGTCGTTGGTCGGCGTTTTGCTGACGAGCACGTCATCAGCGTTTGCGGTCGAATTGAGCAGGCAAGTCCCTGGTCGCAAGATCTGCAGGACGTGCAGCAACGCCTAGTTGAAGGAACGCGCCAACAACTGACGAGCGGGAGCGGTGCACAATGA
- a CDS encoding LamG-like jellyroll fold domain-containing protein, which produces MFRGERLANRRAAGRSGWFEPLEPRVLLAGDPVAEWRFDSTAGTVLVDSAGTADGVVTGSSVYNPTASGLVNVMPVWTASNPTQWGGGTQNGALRLFSDTDGAIVDASDAPPFTSVSFWFKADTTNPTRYNSTNANGGSTSGTPVAMPLFESGSSTSGVSIYLYNDRLYVGAWNSSIPGWSSGSWLYTAQHAVVAGRWHHVVLSIDPSSSPQAGGMVGYLDAAAFGAASGATVAGNASLAFGRADGSTRFLLGTGGSSVPGNSSPSSGNHRGFAGYLDEARLYDEPLSAAEVLEIYEATGPAEAEEAWLIRDSGRAAVIGRFRFSGQLASEHFVFKWGPDLPSAMQPVTTYIQQNLNRLEMAWDIIVDQAGMAAPSARDGVNYKINAYILDTGLWWVDANGGTFSGAYAGPDPTGFSALYVSPWALAQHQSPRSIYVEPWGQVANTTTTPHEFTHVLQSESGGFGASDYSGPFYEAHANFGASLVDAYDTGNYRAEITARSSINGRYGERRHRYSMATDFRYQAHPFLNYLTELTGFGDSFVTSGLWSDPDAQGAGKDPWQVLRNNFASDEEFARIYAEYVASSVTYKTLYGGALLSGLPAIPTHDTEQRLFRTYLEPVASSPGWFQVPEQDAPEQYGSNIIRLSPVDRVAGQAHVVEVDLDGYVLPGQSSGVYATLVAIRGTGSSVEERYSNSWQGGKMVFTLQPDETDLYLAVTAIPSVHKNYIWSHPFHPAGNIGYGLDRFPYRVSFDGVAPARSEDAGERPAPSGNAVRHINPDGSVGGWKTVAVASTVYLGPNVWVTGGLLRENARIEDYATITGGLIAGDALVYGHATVTSGSVRENASIGDYATISGGAVSGDAQVTGDALVLGGQIRGQALVTDYATILGGNTVVAGQTVVKGYGVVDNADMQGNALVMSSGLAAGTGLVTDRGVQFNGEPSAQEAPLVNTQYNNLFARYTFDTQDDNVVWDAFNTTYGWMSSTPASWSAPSGVSGLSGVLGFGGDDQYVELSTELVSLNDQTIQLWARWDGSGDVDQKLFEFARNAGNYLYLQPTSAQGGVKLEIAVDGVVRTLYAVEPLTPGEWQHVAVTFEDDKATLWVNGAAVAAKTSVTMDPHQVRATSALLGRGLAAGSGFRGEVDNVLVYSDARTGAELLTDVRQVLGGSYTPGVAAEIDHDPGDYNRDGRVDAADYSQWRDQGGAVVDHRGAGADGDYSGVVDAGDYAVWRSHFGVTTPEGQGVMPETDNELLVAHYKFDGDASDSVQQNDAATSGGPGYTSGVDGLAIDLDGVNDVVTLPSDIADHDDITVATWVYWDGGGVWQRIFDFGNGTNEYMFLTPAAGGGTSMRFAITVGSNGAEQVLEAPAIAPGVWTHVAVTLEGDLGMLYVNGAVADADTVTLNPSSFAPAFNYIGESQWPDPLFNGRIDDFRIYNYALSGGEVGALAAAAPAAAQTADGQQNSLLALLAGPTIDLAYEVVDAAFESPVPPVDPPGGEYLASLTIEIQRRRQLLILAGRPASQHDAYFEESLEPDEGSTLENPVLGSVFQR; this is translated from the coding sequence ATGTTCAGAGGCGAGAGACTTGCGAACCGGCGGGCCGCTGGGAGGTCCGGCTGGTTTGAACCATTGGAACCACGAGTGTTGCTGGCTGGGGACCCGGTGGCCGAGTGGCGGTTTGACTCCACCGCCGGCACGGTCCTCGTCGACTCTGCCGGGACCGCCGACGGCGTTGTGACTGGCTCGTCTGTCTACAATCCAACTGCAAGCGGTCTCGTAAACGTGATGCCGGTGTGGACCGCCTCCAATCCGACCCAATGGGGCGGCGGTACGCAGAATGGCGCCTTGCGTCTGTTCAGCGACACTGACGGGGCCATCGTTGACGCCAGCGACGCCCCGCCCTTCACCTCAGTCAGCTTTTGGTTCAAGGCGGATACGACCAACCCTACTCGTTACAACTCTACTAACGCGAACGGTGGCAGCACGAGCGGCACGCCGGTCGCCATGCCGCTCTTCGAATCGGGCTCCAGCACCAGCGGCGTCAGCATCTACCTCTATAACGACCGGCTCTACGTCGGCGCGTGGAACTCCAGCATCCCTGGCTGGTCCAGCGGTTCGTGGCTTTATACCGCACAGCACGCGGTCGTGGCCGGGCGTTGGCACCACGTTGTGCTATCAATCGACCCCAGTAGTTCGCCGCAGGCAGGAGGCATGGTGGGATACCTGGACGCCGCCGCGTTCGGCGCAGCCAGCGGCGCCACGGTTGCGGGCAACGCTTCTCTAGCGTTTGGCCGAGCCGACGGGTCCACGCGGTTCTTGCTGGGAACGGGCGGAAGCTCGGTGCCTGGCAACAGTTCCCCCAGCAGCGGCAACCATCGCGGGTTTGCTGGGTACTTGGACGAAGCCCGCCTTTACGACGAGCCGCTCTCCGCGGCAGAAGTACTAGAGATTTACGAAGCTACCGGCCCCGCCGAGGCAGAGGAAGCGTGGTTGATCCGCGACTCGGGCCGGGCCGCTGTGATCGGCCGCTTTCGATTTTCCGGCCAGCTCGCCAGCGAGCACTTTGTCTTCAAATGGGGCCCGGACCTGCCCAGTGCGATGCAGCCGGTCACGACTTACATCCAGCAGAACCTCAACCGTCTGGAGATGGCCTGGGACATCATCGTCGACCAGGCCGGTATGGCGGCGCCGTCGGCTCGCGATGGCGTTAACTACAAGATAAACGCGTACATTCTAGACACCGGGTTGTGGTGGGTGGACGCCAACGGCGGGACGTTCTCCGGCGCGTACGCGGGTCCGGACCCGACCGGGTTTTCCGCGCTGTATGTCTCGCCTTGGGCCCTGGCCCAGCACCAGAGCCCGAGGAGCATCTACGTAGAACCCTGGGGCCAGGTGGCCAACACGACCACCACGCCGCACGAGTTTACCCACGTGCTTCAGAGCGAGTCTGGCGGATTTGGGGCGAGCGACTACTCCGGACCTTTCTACGAGGCCCACGCCAATTTCGGCGCGTCGCTGGTAGACGCCTACGACACAGGCAACTATCGGGCAGAAATCACCGCTCGGAGCTCAATCAACGGCCGTTACGGCGAACGGCGGCACCGCTACTCCATGGCGACCGATTTCCGTTACCAGGCTCACCCATTCCTTAACTACCTGACCGAGCTCACTGGCTTCGGCGACTCGTTCGTGACGTCCGGCCTGTGGTCAGACCCCGACGCCCAGGGGGCCGGTAAAGACCCGTGGCAGGTGCTACGGAACAACTTTGCTTCCGACGAAGAGTTTGCGAGGATTTACGCCGAGTATGTCGCCAGCAGCGTCACCTACAAGACCTTGTACGGCGGGGCCTTGTTGTCGGGGCTGCCGGCGATTCCAACTCACGACACCGAGCAGCGACTGTTCCGCACCTACCTCGAGCCCGTGGCCTCGAGCCCAGGGTGGTTCCAAGTCCCCGAGCAGGACGCCCCAGAGCAGTACGGTTCCAACATCATCAGGCTCAGCCCGGTTGACCGGGTAGCCGGCCAGGCGCACGTGGTAGAAGTTGATTTAGACGGGTACGTTCTGCCCGGTCAGTCGAGCGGGGTGTACGCCACGCTGGTGGCGATTAGGGGAACGGGGTCATCGGTTGAGGAACGCTACAGCAATTCCTGGCAGGGCGGCAAGATGGTCTTCACGCTGCAGCCCGACGAGACCGACCTGTACCTCGCTGTGACGGCGATCCCGTCGGTTCACAAGAACTACATCTGGTCACACCCGTTCCACCCGGCCGGGAACATTGGTTACGGGCTTGATCGGTTCCCCTACCGCGTTTCATTCGACGGCGTGGCGCCCGCTCGGTCGGAGGATGCCGGGGAACGCCCGGCGCCGAGCGGCAACGCGGTTCGGCATATCAACCCGGACGGTTCAGTCGGGGGGTGGAAGACCGTAGCGGTTGCTTCGACGGTGTATCTGGGACCGAACGTCTGGGTAACCGGCGGCCTGCTCCGCGAGAACGCCCGAATCGAGGACTATGCGACCATCACCGGCGGGTTGATTGCAGGCGACGCGCTCGTCTACGGCCACGCCACGGTGACCTCGGGCAGCGTACGCGAGAACGCGAGCATAGGCGATTACGCGACGATCTCCGGAGGCGCGGTTTCTGGAGACGCGCAAGTCACGGGCGACGCGCTGGTCCTGGGCGGGCAGATTCGCGGCCAGGCGTTGGTGACCGACTACGCCACCATCCTCGGCGGCAACACCGTGGTTGCCGGCCAGACGGTTGTGAAAGGGTATGGCGTCGTCGACAACGCCGACATGCAGGGTAACGCCCTGGTCATGTCATCGGGGTTGGCGGCGGGCACAGGGTTGGTGACCGACCGAGGGGTCCAGTTCAATGGGGAGCCTTCAGCCCAGGAGGCGCCCCTTGTGAACACACAGTACAACAACCTGTTTGCACGCTACACATTCGACACGCAGGACGACAACGTCGTTTGGGACGCCTTCAACACCACCTACGGCTGGATGAGCAGCACGCCAGCAAGCTGGTCGGCGCCGTCGGGAGTAAGCGGTTTGTCGGGCGTACTCGGATTCGGCGGCGACGATCAGTATGTCGAGCTGTCGACGGAGCTGGTTTCGCTCAACGATCAGACGATCCAACTCTGGGCGCGTTGGGACGGCTCGGGCGATGTCGATCAGAAGCTGTTCGAATTCGCACGGAACGCAGGCAATTACCTGTACCTCCAGCCGACTTCGGCCCAGGGGGGCGTAAAGCTTGAGATCGCGGTGGACGGCGTGGTAAGGACGCTATACGCCGTCGAGCCGCTGACGCCCGGCGAGTGGCAGCACGTCGCGGTTACTTTCGAGGACGACAAGGCAACCCTGTGGGTAAACGGTGCGGCGGTGGCTGCCAAGACCTCGGTCACCATGGACCCGCACCAGGTCCGCGCAACCTCGGCCTTGCTCGGTCGGGGGTTGGCAGCGGGGAGTGGCTTCAGGGGCGAAGTCGACAATGTCTTGGTCTATTCCGATGCGAGGACCGGCGCTGAGCTTCTCACCGATGTCCGACAGGTCTTAGGGGGCTCCTACACGCCTGGCGTTGCGGCGGAAATCGACCACGACCCGGGCGACTACAACCGAGACGGTCGCGTTGACGCGGCTGACTACTCCCAGTGGCGCGATCAGGGGGGCGCCGTGGTCGATCACCGCGGCGCTGGGGCCGACGGCGACTACAGCGGAGTCGTCGACGCGGGCGACTACGCCGTGTGGCGGTCGCACTTCGGCGTGACGACACCGGAGGGGCAAGGTGTGATGCCGGAAACGGACAACGAGTTGCTGGTCGCTCACTACAAGTTTGATGGAGACGCTTCGGACAGCGTCCAGCAGAACGACGCGGCGACCTCAGGTGGACCCGGCTACACTAGTGGGGTGGATGGCCTGGCTATCGACCTTGACGGCGTAAACGACGTTGTGACGCTGCCGTCGGACATCGCCGACCACGACGATATCACGGTGGCCACGTGGGTCTACTGGGACGGGGGCGGCGTCTGGCAACGCATCTTCGACTTCGGGAATGGTACGAACGAGTACATGTTCCTGACGCCGGCAGCCGGCGGCGGGACATCGATGAGGTTCGCGATCACGGTCGGGAGCAATGGGGCCGAGCAGGTGTTGGAGGCGCCCGCCATCGCGCCCGGAGTTTGGACGCACGTTGCGGTCACGCTGGAGGGCGATCTTGGCATGCTCTATGTCAACGGCGCCGTCGCCGACGCCGACACTGTTACCCTGAACCCCAGTAGCTTCGCACCAGCCTTCAACTACATCGGAGAGAGTCAGTGGCCGGACCCCTTGTTTAACGGACGCATTGATGACTTTCGAATCTACAACTACGCCCTGTCAGGCGGTGAAGTTGGGGCCTTGGCCGCGGCTGCCCCCGCAGCCGCCCAGACCGCTGACGGCCAGCAGAATTCACTGCTTGCCCTATTAGCCGGACCGACGATCGATTTGGCCTACGAGGTAGTGGATGCGGCATTCGAGTCTCCGGTCCCACCGGTTGACCCACCCGGAGGCGAGTACTTGGCGTCGCTTACTATTGAGATCCAGCGGCGGCGGCAGCTACTGATCCTGGCAGGCCGCCCCGCGTCCCAACACGATGCGTACTTTGAAGAATCACTTGAGCCGGACGAAGGCTCGACTCTAGAGAATCCTGTTTTGGGCAGCGTCTTTCAACGCTGA
- a CDS encoding beta-L-arabinofuranosidase domain-containing protein yields the protein MKTARFQIALGVAVALLVVMPSPAAKAQVQSVSDAPNLALVAEPSASYTSGDTKVTALNDGALPGRSADLRHGSYGNWNRTGTQWVQYEWPKAISTDKIAVYWWADGQGVHPPKASRLLYWDGGEFAPVPGAQRVGVEKDRFNRVGFDPIETTKLRLEIDSDDAGNSTGVLEWRVLDSGDSPQFPPMVQGDVDRIVMLGGKTYLSAKVKTLGHDVPKVHWTKVSGPGEVDFADPDAAETTATFSEVGEYVLKLVAGEGELTDSAEVNVGVENPPPSTPLGVVYTKRYKIDSPLWNARAKAIICDWIPHCVERIDRPDLPEGGINNFEEAAKKLAGQPAERHQGYVFANAWVHQTVESICIALMVDPQGDEELAATQEELKATLEDWIPKILAAQEPDGYLQTAFTLNDQMNRWTPENRTGHEGYTAGYFIESAINHYTLTNGTDRRLYDAAKKLADCWVANVGPEEGKQPWYDEHQQMEQGLVRFGRFVNDMEGDGAGDDYIALAKFLLDCRGGGEHGAEYDQSHVPVQQQYEAVGHAVRAVYSYSGMADVATETGDLEYRSAVMSLWDNIVNKKYYVTGGLGSGETSEGFGPNYSLRNNSYCESCSSCGQIFFQYKMNLSYHDAKYVDLYEETFYNALLGSLDLAAENFYYTNALSSGSPRYPWHACPCCVGNIPRTLLMLPTWTYVKDDEGVYVNLFIGSTILVENVGGMDVEMVQETDYPWSGDVKITVNPAEEREFAVRVRSPQRSVSTLYSSTPEADGIASVAVNGEPVDAEVEGGYLVIRREWKKGDTIALELPMTPQRVKCVDLVEANRGRVALRYGPLVYNIEAVDGNDLDGVLPPEAELTTEWRPDLLGGVLVIKGEFADGSPLVAIPNYARNNRYPEGVRGRRGPSSIVWIRDR from the coding sequence ATGAAAACGGCAAGATTTCAGATCGCTCTTGGCGTGGCAGTTGCGCTGCTTGTGGTGATGCCTTCCCCTGCGGCGAAGGCCCAGGTGCAGTCCGTTTCAGACGCGCCCAACCTGGCCTTGGTCGCCGAGCCGAGCGCCTCGTACACGTCGGGCGACACCAAGGTCACAGCCCTGAACGACGGCGCCCTGCCCGGCAGGTCCGCCGATCTGCGTCACGGCAGCTACGGAAACTGGAACCGCACCGGCACCCAGTGGGTTCAGTACGAATGGCCCAAGGCGATCTCCACCGACAAGATCGCGGTCTACTGGTGGGCCGACGGGCAAGGAGTTCACCCGCCAAAGGCGAGCCGCCTGCTCTACTGGGACGGCGGCGAGTTTGCCCCCGTGCCCGGCGCCCAGCGCGTTGGCGTTGAGAAAGACCGTTTCAATAGGGTGGGCTTTGACCCGATTGAGACCACCAAGCTCCGCCTCGAGATCGACTCGGACGACGCCGGCAACTCGACGGGCGTGCTGGAGTGGCGTGTGCTGGACAGCGGCGACTCGCCACAATTCCCGCCGATGGTTCAGGGGGACGTCGACCGCATCGTGATGCTGGGCGGCAAGACCTACCTGTCCGCCAAAGTAAAGACCCTAGGTCATGACGTTCCGAAGGTGCACTGGACAAAGGTGTCCGGCCCAGGTGAAGTGGATTTTGCCGATCCGGACGCGGCCGAAACCACCGCGACCTTCTCGGAGGTTGGGGAGTATGTGCTGAAGCTGGTCGCGGGCGAGGGAGAGCTGACGGATTCGGCCGAGGTGAACGTCGGGGTTGAGAACCCGCCGCCTTCTACTCCGTTGGGAGTGGTCTATACCAAGCGTTACAAGATCGACAGCCCTCTTTGGAATGCGCGTGCGAAGGCGATCATCTGCGACTGGATCCCGCATTGCGTTGAGCGAATCGACCGCCCGGATCTCCCCGAAGGCGGCATCAACAACTTTGAGGAGGCAGCCAAGAAGCTCGCCGGCCAGCCGGCAGAGCGGCACCAGGGGTACGTTTTCGCCAACGCCTGGGTGCACCAGACGGTGGAGTCGATCTGCATCGCGTTGATGGTCGATCCGCAAGGCGACGAAGAGCTCGCCGCCACGCAGGAAGAGCTTAAGGCGACGCTCGAGGACTGGATCCCCAAGATCCTCGCGGCCCAGGAGCCCGATGGTTACCTGCAGACCGCTTTCACTCTCAACGACCAGATGAACCGCTGGACACCCGAGAACCGCACGGGGCACGAGGGGTACACCGCCGGCTACTTCATTGAATCGGCTATCAACCACTACACGCTGACCAACGGCACAGACCGCAGACTCTACGACGCCGCCAAGAAGTTGGCCGACTGCTGGGTCGCAAACGTCGGTCCCGAGGAAGGAAAGCAGCCGTGGTACGACGAACACCAGCAGATGGAACAGGGCCTCGTGCGTTTTGGCCGCTTTGTGAATGACATGGAGGGTGATGGCGCCGGCGACGACTACATCGCGCTCGCCAAGTTCCTGCTCGACTGCCGTGGCGGCGGCGAGCACGGCGCTGAGTACGACCAGAGCCACGTTCCCGTGCAGCAGCAGTACGAGGCGGTCGGCCACGCCGTCCGCGCTGTCTATTCCTACTCCGGCATGGCGGACGTCGCCACCGAGACCGGCGACCTCGAGTACCGCTCGGCCGTGATGTCGCTCTGGGACAACATCGTCAACAAGAAGTACTACGTCACCGGCGGCCTCGGCAGCGGCGAGACCTCCGAGGGCTTCGGTCCCAACTACTCGCTCCGCAACAACTCGTACTGCGAGTCCTGCTCCAGCTGTGGGCAGATCTTCTTCCAGTACAAGATGAACCTTTCTTACCACGACGCCAAGTACGTCGACCTCTACGAGGAAACCTTCTACAACGCTCTGCTCGGCTCGCTCGACCTGGCGGCCGAGAACTTCTACTACACCAACGCGCTCTCCTCCGGCTCGCCACGCTACCCCTGGCACGCCTGCCCGTGCTGCGTCGGCAACATCCCCCGCACCCTGCTGATGCTCCCGACTTGGACCTACGTCAAGGACGACGAGGGCGTCTACGTGAACCTGTTCATCGGCAGCACGATCCTGGTGGAAAACGTCGGCGGCATGGACGTCGAAATGGTCCAGGAGACCGACTACCCCTGGAGCGGCGACGTCAAAATCACCGTGAACCCCGCGGAGGAGCGGGAGTTCGCGGTCCGCGTGCGTTCGCCCCAGCGGAGCGTCAGCACGCTGTACTCCAGCACCCCCGAGGCCGACGGCATCGCGTCGGTTGCCGTGAACGGCGAGCCGGTCGACGCCGAGGTCGAAGGGGGCTACCTGGTGATCCGCCGCGAGTGGAAGAAGGGTGACACGATCGCCCTCGAGTTGCCAATGACCCCGCAGCGGGTCAAGTGCGTCGACCTGGTCGAGGCCAACCGCGGCCGCGTCGCGCTCCGCTACGGACCGCTGGTCTACAACATCGAGGCCGTCGACGGCAACGACCTCGACGGCGTCCTCCCGCCCGAGGCCGAGCTCACCACCGAGTGGCGCCCTGACCTGTTGGGCGGCGTGCTCGTGATCAAGGGCGAGTTCGCCGACGGCTCGCCGCTCGTGGCGATTCCCAACTACGCCCGTAACAACCGCTACCCGGAGGGGGTCCGCGGCCGCCGCGGGCCGAGCTCGATCGTCTGGATCCGCGACCGTTAG
- a CDS encoding NAD(P)/FAD-dependent oxidoreductase produces the protein MPDTLDAIVVGGGAIGCGSAYYLAKQGLKVRVVEADQIGAACSHGNCGYICPSHAMPLTAPGAVAKTIGSAFNPDAALYIKPRLDPGLWSWLAKFAGRCRTGPMMQAAVARNALLASSMTLYRELLASEPIDVEWDDRGLLFVFKSVKEFDEYGHSVEIAKREFGVRFDAYEGERLTELEPALKPELAGGWHCPTDAHLRPDRLISAMRGLLTDLGVELVEGVRVERFHGAQGEATSLDTSAGAMQAKTFVLTIGAEAPHFAAQLGCKLPIQPGKGYSITMPRQDNGPVTPMILEESHVAVTPWASGLRIGSTMEFVGYDRSINQRRIELFKRAAAEHFVEAPIGPVQEEWFGWRPMTYDEIPCIGPAPKLRNVIVAAGHGMIGMSTMTGTGKLVSELATGTTPHIDPAPYSLERF, from the coding sequence ATGCCTGACACGCTCGACGCGATCGTTGTTGGCGGCGGAGCCATCGGCTGCGGCTCCGCCTACTACCTGGCCAAGCAGGGGCTGAAGGTCCGCGTTGTTGAGGCCGACCAGATCGGCGCCGCCTGCTCGCACGGCAACTGCGGCTACATCTGCCCCAGCCACGCGATGCCGCTCACGGCGCCCGGGGCGGTCGCCAAGACAATCGGCTCAGCGTTCAACCCGGACGCGGCGCTGTACATCAAGCCGCGGCTCGACCCCGGCCTCTGGTCCTGGCTCGCCAAGTTCGCCGGCCGCTGCCGCACCGGGCCGATGATGCAGGCGGCCGTCGCCCGCAACGCGCTGCTCGCCTCGTCGATGACGCTCTATCGCGAGCTGCTCGCCAGCGAGCCGATCGACGTCGAGTGGGACGACCGCGGCCTGCTGTTCGTGTTCAAGTCGGTCAAGGAGTTCGACGAGTACGGCCACAGCGTCGAGATCGCGAAGCGGGAATTCGGCGTCCGCTTCGACGCCTACGAAGGCGAGCGGCTCACCGAGCTCGAACCGGCCCTCAAGCCCGAGCTGGCCGGCGGCTGGCACTGCCCAACCGACGCCCACCTGCGGCCCGACCGGCTGATCTCTGCGATGCGCGGACTGCTGACCGACCTGGGCGTCGAGCTAGTCGAGGGCGTCCGGGTCGAGCGGTTCCACGGCGCCCAGGGCGAAGCGACGAGCCTCGACACCTCGGCAGGCGCGATGCAGGCCAAGACCTTCGTGCTGACCATCGGCGCCGAGGCGCCGCACTTCGCCGCGCAGCTCGGCTGCAAGCTCCCGATCCAGCCGGGCAAGGGCTACTCGATCACGATGCCCCGCCAAGACAACGGGCCGGTGACGCCGATGATCCTCGAGGAGTCGCACGTGGCCGTGACCCCGTGGGCGTCGGGCCTGCGGATCGGCTCGACGATGGAGTTCGTCGGCTACGACCGCAGCATCAACCAGCGGCGGATCGAGCTCTTCAAGCGGGCCGCCGCCGAGCACTTCGTCGAAGCGCCCATCGGCCCCGTCCAGGAAGAGTGGTTCGGCTGGCGCCCCATGACCTACGACGAGATCCCCTGCATCGGTCCGGCGCCCAAGCTGCGGAACGTGATCGTCGCCGCCGGCCACGGCATGATTGGCATGTCGACCATGACCGGCACCGGCAAGCTGGTCAGCGAACTGGCAACCGGCACGACGCCGCACATCGACCCGGCGCCGTACTCGCTCGAGCGGTTTTAG
- a CDS encoding proline racemase family protein has translation MTDNTYPSGTLRVIDSHTAGEPTRVVAEGAPNLGSGDMRSRLQRMRAEADWLRTSLVLEPRGSEAMVGALLQPPVSPAAVAGVLFFNNAGYLGMCGHGAIGVVATLAYLDRIRPGRHCIETPVGDISIELSANGEASIENVRSYRWAHDVEVSVEGLGKVRGEVAYGGNWFFFTKTERRLRLDDHAELTSITSRIRRALREQGITGEGGAEIDHVELIGPPSDPVKANAKNFVLCPGEQYDRSPCGTGTSAKLACLAADGALAEGDTWRQESIVGGVFRGQYRSVDGGVIPTITGTAYVNGDTRLLFHPEDPFRHGILPAGPNDHA, from the coding sequence ATGACAGACAACACCTACCCGTCGGGAACGCTGCGAGTGATCGACTCGCACACGGCTGGCGAGCCCACCCGTGTTGTGGCCGAGGGCGCGCCCAATCTGGGAAGCGGCGACATGCGCTCGCGTCTCCAGCGGATGCGGGCCGAGGCCGACTGGCTGCGGACGTCCCTGGTGCTGGAGCCGCGCGGGAGCGAAGCAATGGTCGGCGCCCTGCTCCAGCCGCCAGTCTCGCCCGCGGCGGTTGCCGGCGTGCTGTTCTTCAACAACGCCGGCTACCTCGGCATGTGCGGCCACGGCGCCATCGGCGTCGTGGCGACGCTCGCCTACCTCGACCGCATCCGTCCCGGTCGGCATTGTATTGAGACGCCCGTCGGGGACATCTCCATCGAGCTCTCTGCCAACGGTGAGGCCAGCATCGAGAACGTCCGCAGCTACCGCTGGGCGCACGACGTCGAGGTGAGCGTCGAGGGGCTCGGGAAGGTCCGGGGCGAGGTCGCCTACGGCGGCAACTGGTTCTTCTTCACAAAGACCGAACGGCGGCTGCGGCTGGACGACCACGCGGAGCTAACCTCCATCACCTCCCGAATACGCCGCGCCCTGAGGGAACAAGGGATCACCGGTGAAGGTGGGGCAGAAATCGACCACGTCGAGCTGATCGGGCCGCCCTCCGATCCCGTGAAAGCCAACGCCAAGAACTTTGTGCTCTGCCCGGGCGAGCAGTACGACCGCTCGCCGTGCGGCACCGGCACCAGCGCCAAGCTCGCCTGCCTGGCGGCCGACGGCGCCCTGGCGGAGGGCGACACGTGGCGGCAAGAATCGATCGTCGGGGGCGTGTTCCGCGGGCAGTACCGGAGCGTCGATGGCGGGGTGATCCCCACCATCACCGGCACGGCGTACGTCAACGGCGACACGCGTCTGCTGTTCCATCCCGAAGACCCCTTCCGGCACGGCATCCTCCCCGCCGGGCCAAACGATCATGCCTGA